The sequence below is a genomic window from Microbulbifer hydrolyticus.
CTTCGACGGTTCGCCGATGACTAAGGAGTGGGCCGAAATGCGCGCGCGCTACGAGCCGCTGTACGAGGTAACCCAGATCAAGGGCCAGAGCGAATCCCACCCCAGCCTGTCACCGGAAGACGAATTCGCTAACTGGGACCTGTGGGACCGCGGCAACCTGATCCTGAAACCCAAGCCGCCAGGCTCTTTCCCTTACGAATACTGGCGCCCGGCGCTCAAGGCCGGTTTGCGCCTCGAAGCCGAGCTGGGCACCAATCCCTTCCAGTACGGCGCCAACGCCGGCACAGATACTCATACCGGCCTGTCCACCGCAGACGATGACAATTTCTTCGGCAAGTTCAAAACCCTTGAACCCAGCAACAAAACCCGCTGGGATTTCCCCCTGCTGACCGGACCCACCGACAATTATATGGGCTGGGAGCAGGCCGCTTCCGGTGTGACCGGCGTGTGGGCAGCGGAGAACACGCGTGAGGCCATCTGGGACGCGATGATGCGCAAGGAAACCTTTGCCACCACCGGCCCGCGTATGACGGTGCGCTTCTTCGGTGGCTTTGATTTCGAACAATCCGATGCTCAAGGAGACCTGGCCGCTGCGGGATATGCGAAAGGTGTTCCTATGGGCGGAAAGCTCAAGGGCGACAAGGGCGGCAAGCGAATCAAGTTTCTGGTCGCGGCGATGAAAGATCCGGAGGGTGCGAACCTGGATCGGGTGCAGATCATCAAGGGCTGGGTAGATGGCAATGGTGATACCCACGAAAAGGTCTACAACGTCAAATGGTCCGGCAATCGCAAGATGGATGGCCAGGGGCACATCCAGCATGTGGGCGATACCGTGAATCTCAAAAATGCCACCTACAACGAAGACATTGGCGACGCACAGCTGTATGGATATTTTGAGGACAAGGAATTTAACCCCGCGCACAAGGCGGTGTACTACGTGCGGGTGCTGCAGATTCCCACCCCGCGCTGGACCCTGTACGACAAGGTCCGTAACAAGATCCAAATGGACAAGAAGGTGCCGCTGGTACATCAGGAGCGCGCCTTCTCCAGCCCGATCTGGTACACCCCTTAGTACGTCATCTGGCATAACGAAAAGGGCCCGCAGCTTGCTGCGGGCCCTTTTTTCTTGCTCACTTATTGCCAATCAGTTGCTACCGCCGGCACCAGCTTTTAGCTGCTCCTCAATTTTCTTGAGGTTAAAAGAGCCGGGGGTCTGGCTGGGTGGATATTCCTCCATCGATTTGAGGAACTTGGCTGCCATCCCCTGCATGGGTACCAGCACGAATGCGCGGTCCAGGAACCAGTCATTGTACGTATTGGCATTGTGCTGGGCGCGCTCGAACGGGTCGCGGCGCAAGTTGAACAGCAGCGGCACTCGCAGTTCAGTAAACGGCTCGCGCCAGACTTCGAATGCCTTGCCGCGGTTTTCCAGGAATACGGCCTTCCAGGCATCGTAGCGCATGGCCACAATCTGGCCATCATCGTTCACATAGATGAACTCACGACGGGCTGATTCGTCTGTCTTGCCGGTGAAGTAGTCCAGCTGATTGTGTCCGTCGATATGGTTTTTGTAGCTGCGACCATTCAGGCGGACGCCTTTCAGCAGTTTTTCGGTGATATCCGGAGCACCGGCAACGGCGGCGAGGGTTGGCAGCCAGTCCTCGTGAGCGACGATGCCGTTCAGGGTTTTGCCCGCGGGGAATTTGCCAGGCCAGCGCACAAAGGCGGGTACCCGGTAGGCGCCTTCCCAGTTCGAGTTTTTCTCACTGCGGAAGATGGTGGTACCTGCGTCCGGCCAGGTATTGAAGTGTGGCCCGTTATCGGTGGAGTAGAACACGATGGTGTTGTCTGCGATCTTCAATTGATCCAGCAGATCCAGCAGCTTGCCCACGTGCTGGTCGTGTTCCACCATACCGTCCTGGTATTCATTGCCAGTAGGGCCAGAGAGACCTTTGTGCTCCTCCTTCACATGGGTGCGGAAGTGCATGCGCGTGGCATTCCACCAGACAAAGAAGGGTTTTCCGGCATCGACCTGCTGCTTGATGAAGTCCATGGCCGCGGCCAGTGTTTCCTCATCAATCGTTTCCATGCGCTTCTTGGTGAGCGGACCAGTATCTTCAATTTTGCCATCCGCGGTTGCCTTGATAACCCCGCGCGGACCGTATTTTTTACGGAATTCCGGATTTTTCGGGTAATCCCGGTTTTCCGGCTCTTCCTCGGCATTCAGGTGGTACAGGTTGCCGAAGAACACATCGAAGCCGTGATTGGTCGGCAGGTGTTCATCGCGGTCCCCCTGGTGGTTTTTACCAAACTGACCAGTGGCGTAGCCCTGACTTTTCATCACGGTAGCGATGGTCACGTCGCTTTCCTGCCAGCCCTCTTTGGCACCCGGCAGGCCGACCTTGGTCATGCCGGTGCGGACCGGCACACTGCCGCTGATAAAGGCGGCGCGCCCGGCGGTGCACGATTGCTGACCGTAGTAATCCGTAAAAGAAAGTCCTTCTTTGGCAATGCGGTCAATGTTGGGGGTCATATAGCCCATCATGCCCTTGCTGTTAGCGCTGATATTCCACACACCGATGTCGTCACCCCAGATCACCAGGATATTGGGTTTCTCCTGGGCCTGGGCGGCGGTGTTGCAAACGGCGAGCAGTGCCGCCGCGGTAAGCGAAATCGGCACTTTGAGCAGGCGCCGCAAGCTGAGTTGTTTCATGGTTTCCTCCGGGCTGTGGGTAGGTTTGTTTAACGGATGTATCAAGGGAGGGGGGACTGATGGTGTTTGCTACTGCTTGTCGAAAGGAAAGACGACTTTCCAGTCTTTTTGCATATCGATTACGGTCCAGCCTTTTTCTTTCGCGTCATCAAGGCCCTTGTTGAGCTGGCCAATGTGGGATTTGCGGTCGTAGGCCCACTCGCGCTTGGCATCGGTGTGATGCAGGATCAGGCCGAAGCGAGGACCATCGCCAGAGGTGGCCCACTCCAGCATTTGATAATCGCCATCGGAATTACCTGCCACAAAGATCGGGCGCTGGCCGATATACTGGTGAATACCCACCGGTTTGCCTTCCTTGTCGTCGATCAGGTTGATTTCCGGCAGCTTGATGATCGCGGGTTTGCCGTTGTGGACTTCGTATTTTGCCTTGAGGCTGGAGCCCACCACCTGATCCGGGGGAATACCGTAGGTCTCTTCGGCGAAAACTCGCATAAAGTCCACGCCGCCGCCGGAGACAATAAACGTCTTGAAGCCATTTGCGCGCAGGTAATCCATTAGCTCCAGCATGGGCTTGTAGACCATTTCATTGAAAGGCTTGTCGGTTTTCGGGTGGCGCGCGGTCTTGAGCCAGCTTGCCACATTCGCCTGGAATTCCTCCGCCGTCATATTGGCGTGGGTGGCGGCGATGATTTTCATCAACCCTTGCTTTCCGCTGGCAATGACGCTCTTCATGTCGCCTTTAATCACGGAGGCGAACGGCTCCTGGGATTTCCACTCCGGATGATCCGGAGCCATCTTTTTTACCTGGTCGATTGCATAGAGCAATTGGAAATATACGGGCTGTTCCGCCCACAGGGTGCCGTCATTGTCGAAGGTGGCGATACGTTCACCTTCCGCCACAAAGTCCGGAGAACCTTCGCGAGTGACGGATTCCACAAAGGTGGTAATCGCCTTTTTGGTGTCGCCATCGTTCCAGGAGGGGAGCGGGTCCGCCAGGGCGGTTGCCGGTATGGCCAGCACAACGAGCGCTGCCATTAAGGCCCGGCGGAGAGGATTCAGAATGCGCATATGACTTCCCAAGGTACTGCAGTGAAGTGTTTGCGTGATTTGTTGCTTCTTAAACTTTAGTTCGTGTTTTTCTACCGGACGGCAGAAGCACGATAATTTTTTTTCATAATATGGGCGGGGATAACTGAACTGGTCAGTTCAGCGTGCATCGCGCGGATTGAGCGGTGGCAGGGCGTTGCGGCCGCGGTGCACGCGGTTTTGGGTGGCGAATGCGTCGACCGCCTGTTCAAGCTGTTGCCACAGTGGGTCGGCAGACACAGAGGCGGCGGTGTCACCGTACTGAGCGCGCCCCAGGGCCAGTAAGGCTTTCGATATATCCGAGCCCCGGTAGTCGGGACGGGTTTCCAGTTCGATGGAGATGGCAAGGGCGGTCGGGTAGTCACGATCTTTCGCTGCGCGCTTGAGTTGCCGCAACACATCGGCGCCGCCGGCGCGCCGTCGGGCTTCGCGGCGCTTGTGCAGGCGGGCGACCAGTAACGGCAAGCAACGCCACGCCACCCACCCCAGCACGCCGAGCAGGGCAGCGGTCAATAATAGCTGGGTAGGGGAAAAGCGGCTGGCCAAGGGGGCGCCCTTGACCCTGACCTTGACCGCCTCCACCGTGCTGGTCTGGATACTGCCATCGTCCAGGTCGTACCACTGAAGTTCGATGGCTGGCAATTCCCCGCGAGTGGACGACTCGGCCACGTAGGTGATTTTTTCCTCGCGAACCCCGCCGTCCTCCCGTTCACCGGCCCCGTTATCAGAGGCTTTGGGTGTGTCCGCATAGGCCGCGATACCCGCTGGTGCACCGGTGTCGAGCAGCTGGGGCACGAACATAACGGTGGAGCCCTGGATCTTTGCGATGACCGTGCGGCTGAAACTGTCGCCCGGACGCAGCTGCTCGGGGTCGCCCTCGACCTGCTGCTCGAGTTGCAGCTCCCGTGCGGCGATATAGGGTTGCAGTTTCTCCGCGCCCTTTGGCGGGATGACCGTGAGTGTTTCCGCGGTAAGGGGGGCCTTGTGAACGATGTCATTGGCGCCATCCGGATTTCGGTAATGCACTTCCAGGGTGGTCGGTGGTAACACAAATGTTCCCGGCGTTAGCGGCACCAGCTGATAGTCGCGCACCACGCCTGACCAGGTGCTTCCATTGATGGTCGCACTGGTCGACACGGTGGATCTCTCGGGGAGCTTGACCGAGAGGTTGGGGCGGTCGAACGCCGGCAGGTCTACCGGCTTGGTCAGCCAGGTGGGTACCAGTATCGTGATACGCAAGGTGACCGACTGCCCCGGGACAATGTTGGTTTGCGACAGCTCGGTCCGCACGATGGGTTTGGCGGATGGCTCGGCCGCGGATTGTGCGGGCGGCTGTTGTCCGGGATTTGTCTGTGCAATAACCGTCGCAGCCGGTAACAGCCACGCCAGCAGAAAAGCCAAAAACAACGTCGGGTATATTGTTGGGGGCAGGGATGCGCTCACGGTGTGTCTCCCCGTTGTGGCGCTTGCTGTTGCGGCGCTTGCTCTCGCGCCTGCCCCTGTTTTTCTCCGCCCGCCGCTTCCAGCGCAAAACGCTGCTTCATAAATTCACTGGTGCTGGTATCCAGCGTCGACATCCACTGTTCGGGATTGACTTCGGTCTGGCTGGACGGTTTGTCCGGCGCTTCGACTTGTTTCTGCTGTTGCTTGTCGTAGCTCTCTTCGTCGCTCTGCGTCTGCTCGTCTTTCTCCTCCTCGTCGCCGCGGGATTTCTGCATATAGGTGAAAATCTCTCGTGCCAGTTGCAGGTTCTTCCCTGCGCCAGGGAAGTCCGCGTCCATCTGCAGCACCTGCTCGAATCCGGCGATGGCGTCCTGGTACTGGCCGCTTTTCACCTGCGCCATGGCGCGGGTGAATATCGCCTCGGGGCTGTCCAGCGTGGCGAGGGTATTGGCGGCGTCCTCGTAGTGGCCAGCTTGATACTGGGCATAGCCGCGTCTATAGGGTTCGCTAAACGCATTGGCGGCGCGGGCGTACTCCTTGCGCACCATCAGCCACTGGCCCAGCTGATCCGGTGTAAACAGCCGGGAGAGGAAGGCACTCTCCGGTGGTGCGGGGTTACTGGCGACACTCGACGTCGGGGACTGGGCAAGGGCGTCGGGCGCGGAAAGAGAGTTTGCGAAGCCGAGGACTCCCAGGATGAGGACCAGTGCTTTTCCCGTGTGCGTGACGGCCTGCTGGCGCAGCCCCGGCTGTGCCGGCAACACCCAGCCGCGGCGGAACCACAGCAGCATCAGTAGTGCCGCCGGCCAGGCCAGCCACCAGCCGCGATCGTCCCACTGCCGGTTATTATCCTTGGCGAGGGCCTGCTGGAAGCTGCTGTCGAAGTAACGCACAAGGTTGTCGACATCGTCACTGTCCGGTGTGACGCGGGTTACGCGTGCATCGCGCACTTGCGGCACGCCGGGGATGTCGGCATTTCCCGGAAGCAGCACCAGAAATCCCAGCCCATTATCGCGGTCCCGCTGATTGAAGGCGGCGATGTCACCGGTATCGAGTCCGTCGGTGAGAAACAGGATGCCACCGGGCGTCTCCTGTTTTTGCAGTATCTCCTCGGCGAGTTTCAATGCGGCGGCAGCGTTGTTCCCGTCGACC
It includes:
- a CDS encoding DUF3604 domain-containing protein, which gives rise to MNKYGIALSILAAAIALSACSGERENSAAQEADITKSEMAAEGKPQVDGSVQTDTGNAAHNEQIIGEEFGRDTQIAASDSGASAMSYPTEAYFGDTHVHTGWSADAGMDGAILTPEDAYRFALGEEVKSNSGLNAKLSRPYDWFMITDHSDGMGVINELVAGNPEMMADETLKRWNEALTSGDEKKAAAAKSELIVMQSQGKLPKEVMDPKWMKSAWEKTVDAAEKFYKPGEFSTFIAYEWTVNADGGDNLHRNVIFRDDASKTRSLLPLTTFETQDPEKLWAWMKAYEDKTGGRVLAIPHNGNMSNGRMFEEKRFDGSPMTKEWAEMRARYEPLYEVTQIKGQSESHPSLSPEDEFANWDLWDRGNLILKPKPPGSFPYEYWRPALKAGLRLEAELGTNPFQYGANAGTDTHTGLSTADDDNFFGKFKTLEPSNKTRWDFPLLTGPTDNYMGWEQAASGVTGVWAAENTREAIWDAMMRKETFATTGPRMTVRFFGGFDFEQSDAQGDLAAAGYAKGVPMGGKLKGDKGGKRIKFLVAAMKDPEGANLDRVQIIKGWVDGNGDTHEKVYNVKWSGNRKMDGQGHIQHVGDTVNLKNATYNEDIGDAQLYGYFEDKEFNPAHKAVYYVRVLQIPTPRWTLYDKVRNKIQMDKKVPLVHQERAFSSPIWYTP
- a CDS encoding arylsulfatase — translated: MKQLSLRRLLKVPISLTAAALLAVCNTAAQAQEKPNILVIWGDDIGVWNISANSKGMMGYMTPNIDRIAKEGLSFTDYYGQQSCTAGRAAFISGSVPVRTGMTKVGLPGAKEGWQESDVTIATVMKSQGYATGQFGKNHQGDRDEHLPTNHGFDVFFGNLYHLNAEEEPENRDYPKNPEFRKKYGPRGVIKATADGKIEDTGPLTKKRMETIDEETLAAAMDFIKQQVDAGKPFFVWWNATRMHFRTHVKEEHKGLSGPTGNEYQDGMVEHDQHVGKLLDLLDQLKIADNTIVFYSTDNGPHFNTWPDAGTTIFRSEKNSNWEGAYRVPAFVRWPGKFPAGKTLNGIVAHEDWLPTLAAVAGAPDITEKLLKGVRLNGRSYKNHIDGHNQLDYFTGKTDESARREFIYVNDDGQIVAMRYDAWKAVFLENRGKAFEVWREPFTELRVPLLFNLRRDPFERAQHNANTYNDWFLDRAFVLVPMQGMAAKFLKSMEEYPPSQTPGSFNLKKIEEQLKAGAGGSN
- a CDS encoding HAD family hydrolase, with the protein product MAALVVLAIPATALADPLPSWNDGDTKKAITTFVESVTREGSPDFVAEGERIATFDNDGTLWAEQPVYFQLLYAIDQVKKMAPDHPEWKSQEPFASVIKGDMKSVIASGKQGLMKIIAATHANMTAEEFQANVASWLKTARHPKTDKPFNEMVYKPMLELMDYLRANGFKTFIVSGGGVDFMRVFAEETYGIPPDQVVGSSLKAKYEVHNGKPAIIKLPEINLIDDKEGKPVGIHQYIGQRPIFVAGNSDGDYQMLEWATSGDGPRFGLILHHTDAKREWAYDRKSHIGQLNKGLDDAKEKGWTVIDMQKDWKVVFPFDKQ
- a CDS encoding BatD family protein, producing the protein MSASLPPTIYPTLFLAFLLAWLLPAATVIAQTNPGQQPPAQSAAEPSAKPIVRTELSQTNIVPGQSVTLRITILVPTWLTKPVDLPAFDRPNLSVKLPERSTVSTSATINGSTWSGVVRDYQLVPLTPGTFVLPPTTLEVHYRNPDGANDIVHKAPLTAETLTVIPPKGAEKLQPYIAARELQLEQQVEGDPEQLRPGDSFSRTVIAKIQGSTVMFVPQLLDTGAPAGIAAYADTPKASDNGAGEREDGGVREEKITYVAESSTRGELPAIELQWYDLDDGSIQTSTVEAVKVRVKGAPLASRFSPTQLLLTAALLGVLGWVAWRCLPLLVARLHKRREARRRAGGADVLRQLKRAAKDRDYPTALAISIELETRPDYRGSDISKALLALGRAQYGDTAASVSADPLWQQLEQAVDAFATQNRVHRGRNALPPLNPRDAR
- a CDS encoding VWA domain-containing protein encodes the protein MSELSVWISAFHFLRPAWLLVLPMVLLIWWWLRVSSEKKRSSLPGAVAPHLARALSVGEQHTRRWPRFRPVDGLAALLALLALATAGPTWTRLPDPLMARTAPLVVVMQVNPSMDEKDVPPSRLERARQKVYDLLERRDDAPTALVAYAGSAHRVVPLTTDENLLRPYVEGLQSEVMPVDGNNAAAALKLAEEILQKQETPGGILFLTDGLDTGDIAAFNQRDRDNGLGFLVLLPGNADIPGVPQVRDARVTRVTPDSDDVDNLVRYFDSSFQQALAKDNNRQWDDRGWWLAWPAALLMLLWFRRGWVLPAQPGLRQQAVTHTGKALVLILGVLGFANSLSAPDALAQSPTSSVASNPAPPESAFLSRLFTPDQLGQWLMVRKEYARAANAFSEPYRRGYAQYQAGHYEDAANTLATLDSPEAIFTRAMAQVKSGQYQDAIAGFEQVLQMDADFPGAGKNLQLAREIFTYMQKSRGDEEEKDEQTQSDEESYDKQQQKQVEAPDKPSSQTEVNPEQWMSTLDTSTSEFMKQRFALEAAGGEKQGQAREQAPQQQAPQRGDTP